In the genome of Bacteroides sp., one region contains:
- a CDS encoding cob(I)yrinic acid a,c-diamide adenosyltransferase → MKEWKIYTKTGDKGQTSLLGGKRVPKYHQRIETYGTIDELNSFVGLLRDQEIDSHYQDILFEIQDRLFTAESLIAADEGSEAFQLPSLSEDDITLLEKEIDQMNEALPPLTNFILPGGHSIISLAHVCRTVCRRAERHMIHLAANHPVDELIIRYFNRLSDYFFVLARKLAKDLDIPDQVWKARK, encoded by the coding sequence ATGAAAGAGTGGAAAATATACACCAAGACTGGCGATAAAGGACAGACCTCCCTCTTGGGTGGGAAAAGAGTACCCAAATACCACCAGCGTATCGAGACCTATGGCACCATTGACGAGCTGAACTCCTTTGTTGGCTTGTTGCGTGACCAGGAAATAGACAGCCATTACCAGGACATCCTGTTCGAGATTCAGGACCGGCTTTTCACTGCTGAATCCCTTATCGCTGCCGACGAGGGCAGTGAAGCCTTTCAATTGCCCTCCCTCTCTGAGGACGACATCACCCTGCTGGAGAAAGAGATCGACCAGATGAACGAAGCCCTGCCTCCCCTCACCAATTTTATCCTTCCCGGAGGACATTCAATCATTTCCCTGGCCCACGTCTGCCGCACCGTTTGTCGTCGTGCCGAACGCCACATGATCCATTTGGCCGCCAACCATCCCGTGGATGAACTGATCATCCGCTATTTTAACCGCCTCTCCGACTATTTCTTTGTCCTGGCACGTAAACTGGCAAAAGACCTTGACATCCCCGACCAGGTGTGGAAAGCGAGGAAGTGA
- a CDS encoding ABC transporter ATP-binding protein — protein sequence MKEELIRLEELTKYYKVGTEVVKALRGITTSIYRNEYVALMGPSGSGKSTLMNILGCLDTPTSGSYFLNGKDVSKLVDNELAEIRNREIGFVFQTFNLLPRSTALDNVALPLIYAGQNKILRRERALQVLDQVGLSDRTHHKPNELSGGQRQRVAVARALVNNPSIILADEPTGNLDTKTSTEIMELLEQIHEAGNTIILVTDEEDIALHAHRIIRLRDGLIESDATNPNIVRVNPATQAAG from the coding sequence ATGAAAGAAGAACTGATCAGGCTTGAGGAGTTAACCAAATACTATAAGGTAGGGACTGAAGTAGTGAAAGCCCTCAGGGGTATTACCACTTCCATTTACCGCAATGAATATGTGGCATTGATGGGGCCCTCCGGATCGGGCAAATCTACCCTGATGAACATCCTGGGTTGCCTCGATACCCCTACCAGTGGCAGCTATTTCCTCAATGGCAAAGACGTCAGTAAACTTGTGGATAACGAACTGGCTGAGATTCGCAACCGTGAGATCGGTTTTGTTTTCCAGACTTTCAACCTGCTTCCCCGCAGCACGGCCCTTGACAACGTGGCACTGCCTCTTATTTATGCAGGACAGAACAAGATTCTGCGACGGGAACGTGCCCTCCAGGTGCTTGATCAGGTTGGACTTTCTGACCGCACACATCATAAGCCCAATGAGCTCTCAGGAGGACAGCGCCAAAGAGTAGCCGTGGCCAGGGCTTTGGTTAATAACCCCAGTATCATCCTGGCCGATGAGCCTACCGGTAACCTCGACACCAAGACTTCCACCGAGATCATGGAACTGCTCGAACAGATCCATGAAGCGGGCAATACCATTATCCTGGTTACAGACGAAGAGGATATTGCCCTTCACGCCCATCGCATCATCCGCCTGCGAGACGGACTTATTGAAAGCGACGCCACCAACCCGAATATCGTCAGGGTGAACCCGGCTACCCAGGCTGCCGGTTAA
- a CDS encoding class I SAM-dependent methyltransferase yields the protein MHPNLYALPMYLTRHVLLQYIFRKPFGIHSPFLYDFACRCLYARDRLPDFDLIENLRHTLLQDQTILDITDFGRGTGRHKRREGDAPLLYKRKISSIARHSLQSPAMCRLLYRTVQYFSPDHILELGTSLGISTAYLAKAAPKARIITLEGCEQTADRARSLFRKTKLHNIEVITGDFKQTLGEALQKLQKVGLVYLDGDHSYSGVMNNFCKIIEHLDENSVLILDDIRWSKGMKKAWLEIAGHHKTTLAVDLFSLGIVFFNPSLSKQIIPVGY from the coding sequence TTGCATCCGAACCTTTATGCTCTGCCAATGTACCTGACCAGGCATGTTTTATTACAATATATCTTCCGCAAGCCTTTTGGCATCCATTCGCCTTTTCTGTATGACTTTGCCTGTCGATGTCTTTATGCCCGTGACCGGCTGCCTGATTTCGACCTGATTGAAAATCTTCGCCATACATTGCTTCAGGATCAAACAATCCTTGATATTACCGATTTTGGCAGGGGGACGGGCAGGCATAAGCGCAGGGAAGGTGATGCCCCGCTTCTGTATAAACGGAAAATTAGCAGCATTGCCCGGCATTCTCTTCAAAGCCCTGCCATGTGCCGCTTGCTTTATCGAACCGTTCAGTATTTTTCACCCGATCATATCCTTGAACTGGGCACTTCATTGGGCATCTCCACTGCCTACCTGGCAAAAGCCGCTCCCAAAGCACGCATCATAACGCTGGAAGGTTGTGAGCAAACCGCTGACAGAGCCCGGTCACTGTTTCGAAAAACCAAGCTTCATAACATTGAAGTCATTACCGGCGATTTTAAACAAACCCTCGGTGAGGCCCTTCAGAAATTACAGAAAGTCGGCCTGGTTTACCTCGATGGCGATCATTCCTATTCAGGGGTGATGAACAATTTCTGCAAGATTATCGAACATCTTGATGAGAATAGCGTTTTAATCCTCGACGATATTCGCTGGTCGAAGGGCATGAAAAAGGCCTGGCTGGAAATTGCAGGACATCACAAAACCACGCTTGCAGTCGATTTATTCAGCCTGGGTATCGTGTTTTTTAACCCTTCCCTGAGTAAACAAATTATTCCCGTAGGTTATTGA
- a CDS encoding tetratricopeptide repeat protein, translating to MNRRYLFLSLLLFLLVKLSAGSPSDTIRIGNHSALEAERYFNEGIQLFKQNKPDQALKQFDKATELFPEYAQAFYNRGVVKQSQFDFNGALKDFDEALELSPEMALAYIARGQVLGAMKKYAEAIKSFDQGIRLNADQYLGWYYRGIVWFEQDEYARAARDLTKAIELKPDFAAAWNDRGSSHQRLGNLPEALADYQQALLLDPSMYFGFNNIGCLGNEMQQYQDALEYFTTAIRLQPSYAMAYNNRGIARFNLEQYAEAITDYNKALELNPVFAEAFNNRGNAKYKLNDFEGALTDFNQAIALDPNYAEAYQNRGVLREMMRDKEGARQDWEKALELGLSISERFLK from the coding sequence ATGAACAGACGATATCTCTTTCTTTCCCTGCTCCTATTTTTGCTGGTCAAGCTATCAGCCGGGAGCCCTTCGGATACGATCAGGATCGGGAACCACAGTGCTTTAGAGGCCGAGCGGTATTTTAATGAAGGCATCCAATTGTTTAAGCAAAACAAACCCGATCAGGCCCTGAAGCAGTTTGACAAGGCAACAGAGCTATTCCCTGAATATGCCCAGGCTTTTTACAACCGGGGCGTTGTAAAACAAAGCCAGTTTGATTTTAATGGTGCACTAAAAGACTTTGATGAGGCGCTGGAACTTTCACCCGAGATGGCCCTGGCCTATATTGCCAGGGGCCAGGTATTGGGGGCCATGAAGAAATATGCCGAGGCCATAAAGAGTTTTGACCAGGGTATCCGGCTTAATGCTGATCAATACCTGGGATGGTACTACCGTGGCATTGTCTGGTTTGAGCAGGATGAATATGCAAGAGCTGCCAGGGACCTGACAAAAGCCATTGAGCTAAAGCCTGACTTTGCGGCTGCGTGGAATGACCGGGGGAGCAGCCACCAGCGGCTGGGGAACCTGCCGGAAGCCCTGGCCGATTACCAGCAGGCCCTCCTTTTAGACCCTTCCATGTATTTCGGTTTTAACAACATAGGTTGCCTGGGCAATGAAATGCAGCAATACCAGGATGCGCTTGAATATTTCACCACGGCCATCCGTCTGCAGCCCTCCTATGCCATGGCTTACAACAACCGGGGCATTGCACGTTTTAACCTTGAGCAATATGCTGAAGCCATCACAGACTACAACAAGGCCCTGGAACTTAACCCTGTTTTTGCAGAAGCTTTCAATAACAGGGGAAACGCCAAATACAAGCTGAATGATTTTGAAGGGGCGTTGACAGATTTTAACCAGGCCATTGCCCTGGACCCCAACTATGCAGAAGCCTATCAGAACCGGGGGGTACTCAGGGAAATGATGCGTGATAAGGAAGGAGCACGTCAGGATTGGGAAAAGGCACTGGAACTTGGCTTAAGTATTTCAGAGCGTTTTTTGAAATAA
- a CDS encoding OmpA family protein yields the protein MKISRMFQLQSLLLVVLMAVPLGLLGQNVEFERAAFPNDPKGLKEAQKNLKTGEKLFYQGGGRTLESIDYLLKAHAFNPDNGKLNYLIGQAILMTNKYPEATAFLEKALALGHPDPEVYFFLGEAYHLNMEFSKAIEHFARFRQNLTPEELSIRRQLIERRIAECQNAMALVAEPVRVFVDNLGEGINSAYDDYSPKLLPGAEQMYFTSRRPLEHNASLDRIDYKYFENILVAEKFDGQWQLTGHAGKTLNRKNHSAVAAISHDGLTMIVYNGNKGGDLYLAEYKKDRWSKPSRMRNGINSRHQETSASLSTDGRELYFISDRPGGYGGKDIWYTSKDHRDRWQEPVNLGPAVNSEYDEEGLYLTPDEQTLYFSSMGHNSMGGFDIFSTSFENGHWNTPVNLGYPINTPANDLFFRPTGDGETAYFSSLRSGGVGASDIYSVTFMGPEKPLINQMKTEPIASKARPDFSVFLDQSAPAIPPMTLLRGRVLDDETGEPLLANIELYDNEEEDLLATFATNPETGAYFISLPGGKNFGISVQAKDYLFHSENINIKETNVFTEIINDIRLKRVEVGTTIVLRNIFFDTGSSNLRPESYAELGVLYKLLADNPKLKIEISGHTDNVGSANMNQKLSEDRARAVVEFLTDRGVEGERLTFKGYGFTRPVATNDTPEGRQLNRRTEFEIIEK from the coding sequence ATGAAAATATCACGAATGTTTCAACTACAGTCTTTGTTATTGGTGGTCCTGATGGCAGTTCCCCTGGGCTTGCTGGGCCAGAATGTTGAATTCGAACGGGCGGCCTTCCCCAATGACCCTAAAGGTTTAAAGGAGGCTCAGAAGAATCTTAAAACCGGCGAAAAGCTTTTTTACCAGGGTGGCGGACGAACGCTTGAATCGATCGATTACCTATTAAAAGCCCACGCATTCAACCCGGATAACGGTAAACTTAATTACCTCATTGGGCAGGCCATTCTCATGACTAACAAATATCCTGAAGCGACAGCATTCCTCGAGAAAGCCCTCGCACTGGGGCACCCCGATCCGGAAGTTTATTTTTTCCTGGGGGAGGCTTATCATCTGAATATGGAGTTTTCAAAAGCCATTGAGCATTTTGCCCGTTTCCGCCAAAACCTCACGCCAGAAGAGTTATCCATTCGAAGGCAACTCATTGAACGCCGGATAGCCGAATGCCAAAATGCCATGGCCCTGGTAGCCGAGCCTGTCAGGGTTTTTGTTGACAACCTGGGAGAGGGTATTAACTCAGCATATGATGACTACAGTCCAAAATTATTGCCAGGTGCTGAACAGATGTACTTTACCTCCCGCAGGCCCCTTGAGCATAATGCCAGCCTGGATCGCATTGATTATAAATATTTTGAAAACATATTAGTTGCCGAAAAGTTTGATGGACAATGGCAACTGACAGGTCATGCAGGCAAAACCCTCAACAGGAAAAACCACAGTGCCGTGGCTGCCATTTCGCACGATGGACTTACCATGATCGTTTACAATGGCAATAAGGGCGGTGACCTTTATCTTGCTGAATATAAAAAGGACCGATGGAGTAAACCTTCGAGAATGCGCAATGGGATCAATTCACGGCACCAGGAAACCAGCGCATCACTCTCTACGGATGGGAGGGAGTTGTATTTTATCAGTGACCGTCCGGGAGGATATGGCGGCAAGGATATCTGGTATACCTCGAAGGACCATCGCGACCGCTGGCAGGAGCCTGTGAACCTGGGTCCCGCAGTTAATTCAGAATATGACGAAGAAGGCCTGTATCTGACCCCGGATGAGCAAACTTTATATTTTAGCTCAATGGGTCACAACTCAATGGGCGGTTTTGACATCTTCAGCACTTCGTTTGAAAACGGACACTGGAACACCCCGGTCAACCTTGGCTACCCCATCAACACCCCTGCAAATGACTTGTTCTTCAGACCGACAGGGGATGGAGAGACTGCTTATTTTTCATCCCTTCGATCAGGCGGCGTTGGTGCCAGCGATATTTATTCAGTCACATTTATGGGACCAGAGAAACCCCTGATCAACCAAATGAAAACAGAGCCTATTGCAAGCAAGGCAAGACCCGACTTTTCCGTTTTCCTTGATCAGAGCGCTCCGGCCATCCCGCCCATGACCCTTTTGCGGGGAAGGGTTCTGGACGATGAGACAGGCGAACCGCTGCTTGCCAATATTGAATTGTACGATAATGAAGAGGAAGACCTGCTTGCCACCTTTGCCACCAATCCCGAAACCGGGGCATATTTTATCTCACTCCCGGGTGGTAAAAACTTTGGGATCTCCGTGCAGGCAAAGGACTATCTTTTCCACTCCGAGAATATCAACATTAAGGAAACGAATGTTTTTACCGAAATCATTAACGACATCCGTCTGAAGCGGGTAGAAGTCGGAACAACGATTGTTTTAAGGAACATTTTCTTTGATACAGGCAGTTCAAACCTGCGGCCTGAATCCTATGCCGAGCTTGGCGTACTGTATAAACTCCTTGCAGATAATCCAAAATTAAAAATTGAAATCTCGGGGCATACCGATAATGTTGGATCAGCCAATATGAATCAGAAGTTGTCGGAAGACCGTGCCCGTGCAGTGGTTGAATTTTTGACTGACAGGGGTGTTGAAGGGGAAAGACTTACTTTTAAGGGTTATGGCTTTACCCGTCCTGTAGCCACCAATGATACGCCGGAAGGACGTCAACTCAACCGCCGGACTGAATTTGAGATTATTGAAAAATAA
- a CDS encoding Hsp20/alpha crystallin family protein, whose protein sequence is MLRRSRVNVPSLIDEFFGRDLMQNFFEDQTGISMPAVNVVESNDNFRIEVAAPGLEKKDFKIDLDNNLLTISSEKEESSESQEEGNYMRREFSYSSFRRSFSLPNSVDAEKIQANHKDGILSITLPKKEEAKQKPPKQISIS, encoded by the coding sequence ATGTTAAGACGAAGCAGAGTAAATGTTCCCAGCCTCATTGATGAGTTTTTTGGCCGGGATTTGATGCAGAACTTCTTCGAAGACCAGACCGGTATCAGCATGCCAGCCGTTAATGTGGTGGAATCCAATGATAACTTCCGCATTGAAGTGGCTGCTCCCGGACTGGAGAAGAAAGACTTTAAGATTGACCTGGACAACAATTTGCTGACCATTTCCTCGGAAAAGGAAGAAAGCAGCGAAAGCCAGGAAGAAGGAAATTACATGCGCAGGGAGTTTAGCTACTCAAGTTTCAGGCGCTCGTTCAGCCTGCCAAACTCGGTGGATGCTGAAAAAATCCAGGCCAACCACAAAGACGGGATTCTGAGCATCACCCTTCCCAAGAAGGAGGAAGCTAAACAAAAACCGCCCAAGCAGATTTCTATTTCTTAA
- the mbhE gene encoding hydrogen gas-evolving membrane-bound hydrogenase subunit E codes for MNIGTLLLALLILSALAPFTRRYLGKAAGWVFAIIPFASFLWFLGLLPEINQGEVFIQRYNWLPAYGIDFSFYIDGLSVLFSLLVLGIGAFILIYAGYYMKTYPMKGRFMGYLVLFMASMVGLVVSGNLITLFVFWELTSVSSYLLIGYNHEKPEARAAALQALLITGFGGLALLGGFVLLGIPYGNYELTTLLSNPEAIKSSNLYLPALLLILAGAFTKSAQFPFHFWLPGAMAAPSPVSAYLHSATMVKAGVFLLARLNPILGGTQEWHYLLSIFGVTTMFVGAWLSITQTDLKRILAYSTVSALGSLVLLIGTGTEYAINAAIVFLLVHALYKGTLFMMAGNIEKKTGTRDINKLGGLFKYMPFAAVVMILALVSMAGIPPMLGFIGKELIYEAKANAPSAHWFILIAGFLTNVIMVFLSMRLTLDIFWGKEPAYEKKPKEPSLALILGPFFLVLISLFLGLFPKTMANPLTSQAIMAISPGMAAIKLKLWHGFNLVLGLSALTIALGVLAYRYRLRLISFAEKINLKYFEREFSRIFFQMIDHFLYYTKEQTKAIQHGYHRFYLMTVFVVASLLVWIQIWNGDPVILTLDFKDMPLNLVAVVALIIAATISAVASHSRVVALIAMSVIGFGITIIFIAYSGVDLAITMILVETLMVILAMAVLFHLPKYVKYSGTGARMRDALIATLVGSFMMVLVLQAGTSVVQEPISDFFKESSYTEAYGRNIVNVILVDFRAFDTLGEITVLAVAALGIFSMIKLTKKIKV; via the coding sequence ATGAATATAGGGACCTTACTCCTCGCACTTCTAATACTTTCAGCCCTGGCCCCTTTTACCCGTCGTTACCTCGGTAAGGCTGCGGGATGGGTGTTTGCCATCATTCCTTTTGCAAGTTTCTTGTGGTTCCTGGGCCTGCTGCCCGAAATTAACCAGGGAGAAGTATTCATCCAAAGGTATAATTGGCTTCCGGCATATGGTATTGACTTCTCCTTTTATATTGATGGCCTGAGTGTTTTGTTCAGCCTGCTCGTGCTTGGCATTGGTGCATTTATTTTAATTTATGCCGGATATTACATGAAGACTTATCCCATGAAAGGACGTTTTATGGGGTATCTGGTTCTTTTCATGGCTTCAATGGTGGGCCTGGTGGTTTCCGGAAATTTAATCACCTTATTTGTTTTCTGGGAGCTGACCAGTGTTTCTTCATACCTGTTAATCGGGTATAACCACGAAAAGCCAGAGGCCAGGGCTGCGGCATTGCAGGCATTGCTTATCACCGGTTTTGGGGGGCTGGCCTTACTCGGAGGTTTTGTTCTGTTAGGCATTCCCTATGGTAATTACGAGCTTACCACTTTGTTGAGCAATCCTGAAGCAATCAAATCAAGCAACCTTTACCTTCCTGCATTACTCCTTATCCTGGCCGGAGCATTTACAAAGTCGGCTCAATTCCCCTTTCATTTCTGGCTACCAGGAGCCATGGCTGCTCCCTCGCCGGTCAGCGCTTATCTGCACTCAGCCACCATGGTAAAGGCCGGTGTCTTTTTGCTGGCACGTCTTAACCCCATTCTCGGTGGCACCCAGGAATGGCATTACCTGCTAAGTATTTTCGGGGTTACCACGATGTTTGTAGGGGCCTGGCTTAGCATCACCCAAACCGACCTCAAGAGAATCCTTGCCTACTCCACGGTAAGTGCGCTTGGATCACTGGTATTGCTTATAGGCACAGGAACAGAATATGCCATTAACGCTGCCATCGTTTTTCTTCTTGTTCATGCCCTTTATAAAGGCACGCTGTTTATGATGGCTGGGAATATTGAGAAAAAAACAGGGACCCGTGATATCAATAAATTAGGAGGGCTTTTTAAATACATGCCATTTGCCGCAGTGGTTATGATATTGGCATTGGTATCCATGGCCGGCATCCCTCCCATGCTGGGCTTTATTGGCAAAGAGTTGATCTATGAAGCCAAGGCCAATGCTCCCAGCGCCCATTGGTTTATCCTTATTGCAGGTTTCCTGACCAACGTGATTATGGTATTCCTGTCCATGCGTCTTACGCTGGACATTTTCTGGGGCAAAGAACCTGCTTATGAGAAAAAGCCGAAAGAGCCTTCTTTGGCCCTCATTCTTGGGCCTTTTTTCCTTGTCCTCATCAGTTTGTTTCTTGGGTTGTTTCCAAAAACCATGGCCAACCCCCTTACCTCACAGGCCATCATGGCCATTAGTCCAGGAATGGCTGCCATAAAGCTGAAACTTTGGCATGGATTCAATCTTGTTTTGGGCTTAAGTGCCCTGACCATCGCCCTTGGCGTCCTGGCTTACAGATACCGCTTGAGATTAATTTCCTTTGCCGAAAAGATCAACTTAAAGTATTTCGAAAGGGAGTTTTCCAGGATCTTCTTTCAAATGATCGACCATTTTCTGTATTATACCAAAGAACAGACGAAAGCCATTCAGCATGGATATCACCGGTTTTACCTGATGACGGTTTTTGTTGTGGCTTCCCTGTTGGTTTGGATTCAAATCTGGAACGGAGATCCTGTGATTCTGACCCTGGATTTCAAGGACATGCCCCTCAACCTGGTAGCCGTTGTGGCACTGATCATAGCTGCAACCATTTCAGCTGTTGCTTCGCACTCCAGAGTTGTAGCCTTAATAGCCATGAGTGTGATTGGGTTTGGAATCACCATCATCTTTATTGCCTACAGTGGAGTTGATTTGGCCATTACCATGATCCTTGTCGAAACCCTTATGGTCATCCTGGCCATGGCGGTGCTGTTTCATCTTCCCAAATATGTCAAGTATTCGGGAACAGGGGCCCGGATGCGTGATGCCCTGATCGCAACGCTGGTTGGCAGTTTTATGATGGTTCTCGTATTACAGGCTGGCACCTCAGTGGTCCAGGAACCCATTTCTGATTTCTTTAAGGAATCAAGTTATACGGAAGCTTACGGAAGAAATATCGTCAATGTAATCCTGGTAGACTTCAGGGCTTTTGATACCCTGGGAGAAATTACCGTATTGGCTGTAGCTGCACTGGGCATTTTCTCCATGATTAAATTAACCAAAAAAATTAAGGTCTGA
- a CDS encoding MnhB domain-containing protein — translation MESVILQIAARHMRPLLVILSLVVLYRGHNEPGGGFIGGLMLGAAFILYAMGFGVQETQKRIRISPVALTGIGLLLALVSGLPALIEGHLFMTGEWATFFSGSTFELKLGTPLLFDLGVYFTVAGMLTLVMFSIMEE, via the coding sequence ATGGAATCAGTCATACTTCAGATAGCCGCCCGCCACATGCGTCCATTGCTGGTGATTCTCTCACTGGTAGTGCTTTACCGTGGGCACAATGAACCCGGTGGAGGTTTTATCGGGGGATTGATGCTGGGCGCAGCATTTATTCTCTATGCCATGGGGTTTGGGGTGCAGGAAACCCAGAAAAGGATCCGTATAAGCCCGGTAGCATTGACAGGTATTGGGTTATTGCTTGCCCTGGTTTCAGGCTTGCCTGCCCTGATAGAGGGGCACCTGTTTATGACCGGAGAGTGGGCCACATTTTTTTCAGGCTCCACTTTTGAGCTGAAACTGGGAACCCCTTTGTTGTTTGACCTTGGCGTTTATTTTACCGTTGCCGGCATGCTTACGCTGGTTATGTTTTCAATCATGGAGGAATAA
- a CDS encoding NADH-quinone oxidoreductase subunit K — MLFLFAILIGVLYGAAIYLLLRRNIFKLVLGLIFLGHATNLLLFVAGGLTRGFPSFLRDLPGEVENMADPLPQALILTAIVISLGVTAFALVLVYRFYSVTKTVDLDELSENE; from the coding sequence ATGCTATTTTTGTTTGCCATACTGATCGGGGTATTATACGGAGCAGCAATTTACCTGCTGTTGCGAAGAAATATTTTTAAACTGGTGCTTGGGCTTATTTTCCTGGGACACGCCACAAACCTCCTGTTGTTTGTTGCAGGCGGTCTGACACGTGGGTTTCCATCCTTTTTGCGGGATTTGCCGGGAGAAGTGGAAAATATGGCTGACCCCCTGCCACAGGCACTGATTTTAACTGCGATTGTTATCAGCCTTGGTGTTACCGCTTTTGCCCTGGTACTGGTTTATCGCTTTTACAGTGTAACCAAAACAGTGGATCTTGACGAACTCTCAGAAAACGAATAA
- a CDS encoding proton-conducting transporter membrane subunit, which translates to MILVLPIILPLFFMVVLIFTRRWLAFQQHFSLLASVILILVSVILLIDVEQNGIATLQVGSWIAPYGITLVVDLLSAIMLITVSFIAIVIMIYSPGFIDKGRQSAGYYPISFGLLMGVNGAFITGDIFNLYVWYEVMLTSSFVLIALGGSAEQLRGSIKYVTINFIASVFFVAAIGILYGLTGTLNMADLAFKLRTMGDIPYLDGALMLFFIAFSVKSALFPFFFWLPASYHTPPIPITALFAGTLTKVGIYTMFRFYSLFIVDNTLFWKTFILVIAGLTMTIGVLMAASQFDIRKILSFHIISQVGYMVMGLGLFTVGGIAGAIYFMVHNMLSKTNTFLAGGLVYQRSGSYDLKHLGGLYKASPLLALLFFIPAMSLAGIPPLPGFFGKFFLIKGGFEAGDYFITGVAILVGLFTLFSMVKIWNEAYWKKEPEEVKKGKVSRRAIAATTMMAIAVVLLGLFAGPVSEITVEAARQVVFPDLYINAVLGK; encoded by the coding sequence ATGATACTGGTTTTACCCATCATCCTCCCGCTGTTTTTCATGGTGGTGCTGATCTTCACCCGGCGGTGGCTTGCTTTTCAGCAGCATTTCAGCCTTTTGGCCTCAGTTATCCTCATTTTGGTATCCGTTATCTTGCTTATTGACGTCGAGCAAAACGGAATCGCAACGCTGCAGGTGGGTTCCTGGATTGCGCCTTACGGGATTACCCTGGTGGTCGATCTGCTTTCGGCCATCATGCTAATTACCGTTTCTTTTATTGCCATTGTTATCATGATCTATTCGCCCGGGTTTATTGACAAGGGCCGACAAAGTGCAGGTTATTACCCGATTTCCTTTGGATTGCTCATGGGGGTCAATGGCGCATTCATCACCGGGGATATCTTTAACCTATATGTGTGGTATGAGGTGATGCTCACCTCCAGTTTTGTGTTGATTGCCCTCGGGGGATCCGCTGAGCAGCTTAGGGGCAGCATTAAGTATGTGACCATCAACTTTATTGCCTCCGTCTTTTTCGTGGCAGCGATAGGCATCCTTTACGGCCTGACCGGGACACTCAACATGGCTGACCTGGCATTCAAGCTGAGGACCATGGGTGACATCCCTTATCTGGATGGTGCTTTAATGCTGTTTTTCATAGCATTTAGTGTGAAGTCCGCCCTTTTCCCCTTCTTTTTCTGGTTACCGGCTTCCTACCACACGCCACCCATACCGATTACAGCCTTGTTTGCCGGAACACTCACCAAGGTTGGTATTTATACCATGTTTCGCTTTTACAGCCTTTTTATTGTGGATAACACGCTGTTCTGGAAAACCTTTATCCTTGTAATCGCAGGCCTTACCATGACCATAGGGGTATTGATGGCTGCATCACAATTCGACATCCGGAAAATTCTTTCATTCCACATCATCAGCCAGGTTGGCTATATGGTGATGGGCCTTGGTCTTTTTACCGTTGGAGGGATCGCCGGAGCCATCTACTTTATGGTCCACAATATGCTTTCAAAGACCAACACCTTTTTGGCAGGCGGACTGGTCTACCAGCGTTCCGGGAGTTATGACCTGAAACATTTGGGAGGCCTTTACAAGGCAAGTCCATTGCTTGCCCTGCTGTTTTTTATTCCAGCCATGTCCCTGGCCGGAATCCCTCCCCTTCCCGGCTTTTTTGGGAAATTTTTCCTGATCAAAGGGGGATTTGAAGCCGGTGATTATTTTATTACAGGCGTTGCCATCCTCGTTGGCCTGTTTACCCTTTTCTCAATGGTGAAAATTTGGAATGAGGCCTACTGGAAGAAAGAACCTGAAGAGGTCAAAAAAGGGAAGGTTAGCCGGAGAGCCATTGCCGCTACCACTATGATGGCCATTGCGGTCGTTTTGCTGGGTTTATTTGCGGGACCTGTTTCTGAAATTACAGTAGAAGCGGCCCGGCAGGTGGTGTTTCCCGATTTATACATTAATGCTGTATTAGGAAAATAA
- a CDS encoding Na+/H+ antiporter subunit E, with the protein MRSILNFFLRLGRILVFLVYYLKELVISSLFVAWDIITPKDYMKPGIVEVPVDLKSETAIISLANLISMTPGSLTLDMTPDKKKIYIHVMYLYDKEEFIRKTKQQLERRIQKIFE; encoded by the coding sequence ATGAGAAGCATTTTGAATTTCTTTTTACGTTTGGGAAGAATCCTGGTCTTTTTGGTTTACTACCTGAAGGAACTGGTGATATCCAGTCTTTTTGTGGCATGGGATATCATCACCCCAAAAGACTACATGAAACCCGGCATTGTGGAAGTTCCCGTCGACCTGAAGTCGGAAACCGCCATCATCTCCCTGGCTAACCTGATCTCCATGACCCCTGGAAGCCTCACCCTGGATATGACCCCCGATAAAAAAAAGATATACATACACGTTATGTACCTTTACGATAAGGAGGAATTTATTCGTAAGACCAAACAGCAGCTTGAGAGACGCATTCAAAAAATCTTTGAATAA